A single Defluviitalea saccharophila DNA region contains:
- a CDS encoding response regulator transcription factor, with amino-acid sequence MNNILIIEDDERVSEVLKLYLEKEGYKVYCVDQGLSGIELFKSSNFQLVILDLMLPDISGEEVCKRIREISDVHIFMLTAKGTLEDRIEGFQIGADEYLVKPFSPRELTARVNALFRRISANNTSSDLSFDQGNLVISHEQRIVKVNGQEVPFTPNEFNILYELAINKGKVLSREWLIDKVFGMDFDGYDRTIDVHIKNIRKKIEKDTKNPKYIITVTKAGYKFGGEN; translated from the coding sequence ATGAACAATATTTTAATCATTGAAGATGACGAAAGAGTGTCAGAGGTATTAAAGCTCTATCTGGAAAAAGAGGGATATAAAGTGTACTGTGTCGATCAGGGATTATCAGGAATCGAATTGTTTAAAAGCTCAAATTTTCAATTGGTCATTCTTGATTTAATGCTTCCGGATATAAGCGGCGAGGAAGTCTGCAAAAGAATAAGAGAAATTTCCGATGTTCATATATTTATGCTTACTGCCAAGGGGACTTTGGAGGACAGGATAGAGGGATTCCAGATAGGGGCGGATGAATATCTTGTAAAACCTTTCAGTCCCAGAGAATTAACGGCAAGGGTAAATGCTTTATTTAGGAGAATATCGGCAAATAATACAAGTTCAGATTTATCTTTTGATCAAGGCAATTTAGTCATTAGTCATGAACAGAGAATTGTCAAAGTAAATGGACAAGAGGTTCCCTTTACACCTAACGAATTTAATATTTTGTATGAACTTGCGATCAATAAAGGGAAGGTATTATCAAGGGAGTGGCTGATTGACAAAGTGTTCGGTATGGATTTTGACGGATATGACAGGACTATTGACGTACACATTAAAAACATACGGAAAAAGATTGAAAAAGACACTAAAAATCCTAAATATATTATCACTGTGACCAAGGCAGGATATAAATTTGGTGGTGAAAATTAA
- a CDS encoding FeoA family protein, with protein sequence MKAIYIPLNKVKTGQTCIVQDLKATGTQRRRMLDLGFIKDTEVKVMRRSPLGDPTAYLIRDTIIALRKEEASKILVKVNS encoded by the coding sequence ATGAAAGCCATATACATACCTTTAAATAAAGTTAAAACAGGTCAAACCTGCATCGTTCAAGATCTAAAAGCAACAGGAACTCAAAGAAGAAGAATGCTGGATTTAGGCTTTATCAAAGATACTGAAGTAAAAGTAATGCGCCGCAGCCCTTTGGGAGATCCTACGGCTTATTTGATTCGAGACACCATCATTGCTTTACGAAAAGAAGAAGCCTCAAAAATCCTTGTAAAAGTCAATAGTTGA
- a CDS encoding FeoB small GTPase domain-containing protein: MGLTCSSCKKKSIVDLYHVEKTSSNQVIVALAGNPNTGKSTIFNELTGLKQHTGNWPGKTVTNAKGFYARKDKEFILVDLPGTYSLFANSVEEEVARDFICFAKPDATIVVVDATCLERNLNLALQVMEITDNVILCVNLLDEAEKKHIQIDLKKLSNELGIPVVGTVARNRKGLEVLMDTVYNVCTKKIIPKPKPMIYPEAIETELQKILSMIEPLVPSGFNPRWIALRLLDGDTDILDKITHYADCKGACYHA; the protein is encoded by the coding sequence ATGGGATTAACTTGCAGTTCCTGCAAAAAAAAATCCATTGTAGATTTATATCATGTTGAAAAAACATCCAGCAATCAAGTGATTGTTGCCCTGGCAGGAAATCCTAATACCGGTAAGAGCACCATATTTAACGAACTGACCGGGTTAAAGCAGCATACGGGAAATTGGCCCGGCAAAACCGTAACAAATGCAAAAGGATTCTACGCAAGAAAAGACAAAGAATTTATTTTGGTCGATCTCCCGGGAACCTATTCTCTCTTTGCCAATTCTGTTGAGGAAGAAGTTGCAAGGGATTTTATATGCTTTGCAAAACCCGATGCCACTATTGTCGTTGTAGATGCTACCTGTCTGGAAAGAAACTTAAATCTGGCTCTTCAAGTCATGGAAATCACCGATAATGTTATTCTTTGCGTGAATCTTTTAGATGAAGCAGAGAAAAAACACATTCAAATAGATTTAAAAAAACTTTCAAACGAACTGGGCATCCCCGTAGTAGGAACGGTTGCAAGAAACCGAAAGGGCTTAGAAGTCCTGATGGATACTGTTTATAACGTATGCACCAAAAAAATTATTCCCAAACCAAAACCTATGATCTACCCTGAAGCTATTGAAACGGAACTCCAAAAAATTCTTTCAATGATTGAACCCTTAGTGCCAAGTGGCTTTAATCCCAGATGGATTGCCCTGAGATTGCTTGACGGGGATACGGATATTTTAGATAAAATTACACATTATGCTGATTGTAAAGGAGCGTGTTATCATGCATAA
- a CDS encoding sensor domain-containing protein codes for MSRHHKTKNELIQELEKMQIEIQGLKKAYENLQTLANVAPIGLCVVDEEGLYEYVNEFYCKLYGYEPEELLGKHFSMIIPPENKPMLIEQHKEFMKNRVNTTKEFKVVNKKQEQFTVLVTSVYFADSNSQPKKASYVIDITEQKKIEDIFRYQAYHDALTGLPNRKFFMENLNAALEKCSENNHMLAIMFLDLDRFKNINDVLGHSAGDLLLQSVAERLRKSLEESYIISRFGGDEFVILLPEVYYIDSITKTAEKIIKLFDIPFFIHGKELFISASMGIGIFPCDGRDPETLIKNADTAMYRAKAGTRGNYQLYSSSIDLSAFSSLTLENDLYHALEENQLVLYYQPQVNICTGEIVGAEALIRWQHPELGLLSPDKFIPLAESNGLIIPIGKWVLETACMQNKKWQDLGYPSIQIAVNLSVLQIQQNDFIDTVTNILRTSKLNPSDLELEITESIIMRSNIEDLMKLNKLKQLGIKISMDDFGVGYSSLSNLKNLDLHHLKIDRSFLYDIDLNSNNCAIFTAILLLANSLNLNIIPEGIETQNQFKFLKQILSFASSTLQLKVNAENLQSQSNTQIITENLCAKVQGYLFSPPVPADQFEELLKKGKFEIN; via the coding sequence GTGAGTAGGCACCATAAAACAAAAAACGAGTTAATTCAAGAACTTGAAAAAATGCAGATAGAAATTCAGGGATTAAAAAAAGCTTACGAGAATCTGCAAACATTAGCTAACGTAGCGCCTATTGGTCTTTGCGTTGTAGACGAAGAGGGGCTATATGAATATGTCAATGAATTTTACTGTAAATTATATGGATATGAACCTGAAGAATTACTAGGAAAACATTTTTCTATGATCATTCCTCCTGAAAATAAACCTATGTTAATTGAACAGCATAAAGAATTCATGAAGAACCGTGTCAATACAACAAAAGAATTTAAAGTCGTCAATAAAAAGCAAGAACAGTTTACAGTGCTCGTTACCTCCGTTTATTTTGCAGACTCCAATTCCCAGCCTAAAAAGGCATCGTATGTAATCGATATTACCGAGCAAAAAAAGATAGAGGATATTTTTCGATATCAAGCCTATCATGACGCCCTAACCGGGCTGCCTAACAGAAAATTTTTTATGGAAAATCTAAATGCCGCTCTTGAAAAATGCTCTGAAAACAATCATATGCTTGCCATTATGTTTCTGGATTTAGATAGATTTAAAAATATAAATGATGTATTAGGTCATTCAGCCGGAGATTTACTGCTTCAGTCCGTTGCAGAACGGTTAAGAAAATCCCTGGAGGAATCTTATATAATATCTCGTTTCGGCGGTGATGAATTCGTTATCTTGCTTCCTGAGGTATATTACATCGACAGTATTACAAAAACTGCTGAAAAAATTATTAAACTTTTTGATATCCCATTCTTTATTCACGGAAAAGAATTATTTATCTCTGCCAGCATGGGCATAGGTATTTTCCCTTGTGACGGCAGGGATCCGGAAACCCTGATTAAGAATGCGGATACAGCTATGTACAGGGCTAAGGCAGGTACTCGCGGTAATTATCAGCTATACTCCTCTTCAATAGATTTGTCTGCTTTTTCCAGTCTTACATTAGAAAATGATTTGTATCACGCCTTAGAGGAAAACCAGTTGGTATTATACTATCAGCCCCAAGTTAATATCTGTACAGGTGAAATCGTTGGTGCTGAAGCTTTAATACGCTGGCAGCATCCTGAACTGGGACTTCTATCCCCTGATAAATTTATTCCTCTGGCAGAAAGTAATGGATTAATCATTCCCATTGGAAAATGGGTTCTGGAAACTGCATGTATGCAAAATAAAAAATGGCAGGATTTAGGCTACCCTTCAATCCAAATTGCTGTGAATTTATCCGTACTCCAAATTCAGCAAAATGATTTTATAGATACCGTCACCAATATCCTAAGAACAAGTAAATTAAATCCAAGTGACTTAGAACTGGAAATTACAGAAAGCATTATTATGAGAAGCAACATTGAAGATTTGATGAAGCTTAATAAATTAAAGCAGCTGGGGATAAAAATTTCTATGGACGATTTCGGAGTGGGCTATTCTTCTCTAAGTAATCTTAAAAATTTGGATTTGCATCATCTAAAAATCGACCGTTCCTTTTTATACGATATCGATCTGAATTCTAATAACTGTGCCATATTTACGGCCATTCTGCTTCTTGCAAATAGCCTTAATTTAAATATTATTCCCGAAGGAATAGAAACGCAAAACCAATTTAAGTTTTTGAAACAAATTTTAAGCTTTGCCAGCAGCACCCTACAGCTTAAAGTAAATGCCGAAAATTTGCAATCTCAAAGTAATACTCAAATAATTACTGAAAACCTATGTGCCAAAGTACAAGGCTATTTATTTAGTCCTCCGGTTCCTGCAGACCAATTTGAAGAACTGCTTAAAAAAGGTAAGTTTGAAATCAATTAA
- a CDS encoding nucleoside recognition domain-containing protein → MHNENKISSSDIFRDDIVTSIYNRAKEISEAVVNTPKHKTFDWDNKLDDILTSKWTGFPIMLLILCFVFWLTIVGANIPSAMLSRILFWIEDKLTEIFIFFDAPSWLHGILVLGMYRTGAWVVSVMLPPMAIFFPCFTLLEDFGYLPRVAFNLDRLFKKAGTHGKQALTMAMGFGCNAAGVVACRIIDSPRERLIATLTNNFVPCNGRFPTLIALSMILIGATVHSPFVSFLTSGIVILLVLSGIAVTFIVSYILSKTILKGTPSTFNLELPPYRRPQIGKVIVRSIFDRTLFVLGRAVSVALPAGAITWLVANIMIGDASILNHISGFLDPFGIAIGLDGVIILAFILGLPANEIVLPIIFMSYLSKGAMIELDTIEEMRNVFISNGWTWLTCLNVMLFSLFHFPCGTTLWTIRKETQSLKWTVASFIIPTIVAIIVCFSTTRIVYWFI, encoded by the coding sequence ATGCATAACGAAAACAAAATAAGCTCCTCCGATATATTTAGGGATGATATCGTAACATCAATCTATAACCGGGCAAAGGAAATCTCAGAAGCTGTAGTCAACACCCCCAAACACAAAACCTTCGATTGGGATAATAAATTGGATGATATTTTAACCTCAAAATGGACCGGGTTCCCCATTATGCTTTTGATCCTTTGTTTTGTTTTTTGGTTGACTATCGTAGGTGCTAATATTCCATCTGCCATGCTTTCCAGGATTTTATTTTGGATTGAAGACAAATTAACCGAAATCTTTATATTTTTTGATGCCCCTTCCTGGCTCCACGGTATTTTAGTTCTTGGTATGTACCGTACTGGCGCATGGGTAGTATCGGTTATGCTACCCCCTATGGCTATTTTCTTCCCCTGTTTTACCCTTTTAGAAGACTTTGGCTATTTGCCAAGAGTTGCTTTTAACTTGGATCGATTGTTTAAAAAAGCCGGAACCCATGGAAAACAGGCTCTTACCATGGCGATGGGGTTTGGCTGTAATGCAGCAGGGGTCGTTGCCTGTCGTATTATCGATTCCCCAAGAGAAAGACTGATTGCCACTCTAACAAATAATTTCGTGCCTTGCAACGGCAGATTCCCTACCCTTATTGCACTATCTATGATATTGATAGGCGCAACTGTTCATTCTCCTTTTGTGTCTTTTTTGACCTCCGGAATCGTTATTCTCCTTGTATTATCCGGGATAGCAGTTACTTTCATTGTGTCGTACATTTTATCTAAAACCATATTAAAAGGAACGCCCTCCACATTTAATTTAGAACTGCCTCCTTATAGAAGACCTCAAATTGGTAAGGTGATTGTAAGATCTATATTTGACAGAACTTTATTCGTTCTCGGCCGTGCGGTGAGTGTTGCCCTGCCTGCCGGTGCCATTACCTGGCTGGTGGCCAATATAATGATAGGAGATGCCAGTATTTTAAATCATATTTCTGGTTTCTTAGACCCTTTTGGAATAGCCATAGGATTGGACGGAGTGATTATTCTTGCTTTTATTCTTGGATTGCCTGCCAATGAAATTGTATTGCCCATTATTTTTATGAGTTATCTGTCAAAAGGCGCTATGATTGAACTCGATACCATTGAAGAAATGAGAAATGTTTTTATATCCAATGGCTGGACCTGGCTTACTTGTTTAAATGTCATGCTGTTCTCATTGTTCCATTTTCCCTGCGGCACTACTCTATGGACAATAAGAAAAGAAACTCAGAGTTTAAAATGGACCGTGGCGTCATTTATAATTCCAACAATTGTTGCAATCATTGTATGTTTTAGTACCACCAGAATTGTCTATTGGTTCATATAA